A single window of Gossypium arboreum isolate Shixiya-1 chromosome 13, ASM2569848v2, whole genome shotgun sequence DNA harbors:
- the LOC108464858 gene encoding secreted RxLR effector protein 161-like, producing the protein MAQWEKLTSSGNQERVDGKEYRSLVGCLLYLTIIRPDIMSSVSLLSRFMHCCDVIHFKVAKRILGYVKGTLNYRVKFEKEKELKLTRYSDSDWVGFVNDMKSTSGYVFTLGLGVFFWSSKKQQTVTQSTAKVEYIATAAAINQAIWLRKLLCDMNEE; encoded by the coding sequence ATGGCTCAATGGGAGAAGCTGACTAGTAGTGGGAATCAAGAGAGGGTTGACGGGAAGGAATATCGAAGTCTAGTAGGTTGCTTGCTTTACTTAACAATAATAAGGCCTGACATTATGTCTAGTGTTAGTCTTCTATCTAGATTCATGCACTGTTGTGATGTCATTCATTTTAAAGTAGCTAAGAGGATACTCGGATATGTTAAAGGAACTTTGAACTATAGAGTTAAGTTTGAGAAGGAGAAGGAGCTTAAGTTGACTAGATATTCTGATAGTGATTGGGTTGGCTTTGTCAATGACATGAAGAGCACTTCTGGTTACGTTTTTACCCTTGGCTTAGGAGTTTTCTTTTGGAGTTCAAAGAAGCAACAAACTGTTACTCAATCCACAGCTAAAGTAGAGTACATTGCAACTGCTGCAGCTattaatcaagccatttggcttagAAAGCTTCTATGTGACATGAATGAAGAATAG